The nucleotide window CTGTTAAAGCTCAAAACTAGCCATTATGGCCGTCTATGCAGCCAATTTCCACGAtacaaaataaaaacaaaacacgtGCATTTAAAGTTCACTACTTTATTATTTTTCAAACAAACTAGCTGTCACATATAGAAACATGCGTTGACCAACAAAACCCGCTTAGGTTTTCAATCCGCTCTGGAACTTCTTCAGCCATGTTGTCGACTTGTAACTAGGTCCATCTTCATGTACACTGTATGCAAGGCGCCTATGAAAATATATCATTAGTACGGATCATATATACAGAGAGATAGACACACGCATACGCAGGGGCACACACAATCATGCACACGTACACATGTGCACGCACGTgccacacacaccacacacacgccacacacacgcacacacatagggtgtgtttggttaggTGGACAATCCATGTCCTGGTTCTCTGGAACCAAGTTTGGCCTGTTTGATTGGTTGTAGGTGGGCTAGAATCTGGCTACAAGTGACCAACCGTACCTGCCTAGCCTGGCCCTGGAAAAACGTCAGCGGTGACCCTTTTTCTGGAGCCTGCCATGGCCAGGGGTTCGCGTCACCTCCCTCCGCGTCATCTTTCGTCCGCTCGCCGGTCTCCCTGCTCGCGCCACGCCTACCTTGCCGGTCGCTGGTCCTCCCTGCTCAACATGCTCACACCAGCCGCGGGTCCTCCTGGCGGTCCGCTAGCTGGATGGGGAGGGGGTGTGCCCGTCCTTGCGGCACCCAAAGTCATGCACGGCGAGGAGGAGCTCGGTGGCGGCGTGGAGGAAGTGCACGGCCTGCGCGGGGTGGAGCAGTACCACCACCTCGTGCATCGTCTCGAGCCACTGCGTGTCCGCCATCTTAAGCACCCGCCTTATCCCCTCCGCCTTCGTCTGCATCTCCCGGTCCATCGCCCTCGAGTCCAGCCCATCGCCGCCCGCGAGCTCCACCATAGTCATCGTCGTCAGCGCCTCCTGCACACGCGGCCCTCGTTGACCTCACTGGATATTTAATTTCGCGAAGGGGAAAAAGTGCCGctggtttttttttcctttgttaCTCACCTGTGCGCTCGCGGCGGCATCCTCGATCTCGCACTCCCTCGTGATAGTGTGGCGCTGCGGCTACAGAGCACGTTGATCCGACTGGCGGTGGCAACGTCCCTAAGGCCCGCGAGGATGCTGAGCAAGTTGGCCccgttcggatggtatggttctggaggaatttggatggtttggaggaatttgtgagaggaaaacactgtttcggatgaaaaaagaagcggatcaagccgggtttaagggcacgcgaacggggatGTTGTGGAGCGCGCTCAGGCGAGGTGGCCGTCGCCGCTCTGGCCTAGCTCCGCCGTCTTCATCAGAAGAAAGCAAGGCGAATGGTTGGCGCGAGTGTAAGGTAATGCTGAGACTGACGACCACGCAGAACAGGTGTTCGACAAAATGTCTTAGGGGGTAACCTTACCAGAATAGAGAAAAGGTAATTGTATACAAACcagacaaccaaacacacccGACATTAGCTAGGCTTAGAgaatgcatgcaaccaaacaactAAAGATTGGCTTGCTGGAACCAGATTTGGGCTATCTAGGCTTAGATCCTGGTTAGAATAGAAATAAACCGGGTGACCAAACACACCCATACACACGTAAGTATGTGTGTTTTTACATGTGCTTCATTAGTCCTTTTGCAATTCAAAATTACTTACACAAATATATTTCTTTTCTAATCTACACCGCAGAAAAACCGAGGCAGGACACCTATCGATAATGGCAGGAAAGCGCCCAAGGCAATGAATGGAAATAAATTAGGTGGGCGATGGGCGCACCGACGCCTGCGTGCGCTCCCCTCCCCAATATATGCCACGTGGAGTCTGATCACATCACACGACAGTTGTGAAACATCAGCTTGCAGAAGTGACTCCAAATCGGCAAACCGGCACGAGGACCGCGGCTGTAACTCTAGAATGGCACAGCGCCAGCCACATGAGTCTTTGTTCGTGCAGTCCGTGCTCCGGACACTCGACGTGCCACCCTACAACCTCAACATCAACACGAACGCTACCGGTGCTGAGCCGAGCAGCAATGTTGTCGCTGCCTCCGCGGCCGGCACCAGCAACACTACCGCGCCCCGGCAGTAGGACCGCGTCAgtgtggcggcggccggcggtGGCCACCAATAGCCCGCAACGGCTTCAGAAACACCACACCACCAGTGGCACGAACCATGTATAGAACTTTCAATATTACTCTATCGGCGGCTTCGGCTCCGGCTACTCGCTCCCGTCCAAGCAGGCGGCGCTGGACCTCTTCGACTACCTCTGGAACGCCTTCTTTGGCGGGAGCAAACCCGGCGTGCACCGCCCCTTCGTTCGGCGACGCGTGGCTGGACGCCGTCGACGTGTTCCTGCAGCACGGCACGGACGCCGCCGACCGGTACGACGTGCTGGCGCTGGAGCTCGCCAAGCACAACATCCGCTGCGGGCCCGGGAAGCCGCTGGCCGCTGCACCTGACGGCGACGCCCGCTGCGGGTTCCCGCCGGCCGGGTACCTGAAGCGCGCGCTGGGACATGGGGATCTTCGAGCGCGTCCACGTCAGGATCTACGACGACGCCGACTGCAAGGCGTACTGGCACCTGGCGTGGGACAAGTGGACGGCGGCGTACCCGGCCACCAGGTTCTACGTCGGGATGACGGCGTCGGAGATGACGCACGGGTGGGTGCACCCCAAGAACGTCTACTACGACGTCGCGCCGTCCGTGCAGAAGGCGGACAACTACGGCGGCTTCATGATCTGGGACCGTTACTACGACGAGCTGTCCAACTACACCAGCATGGTCAAGGACTATGCTTGATGATTTCTCAGTTCAGACATGCATGCTGCGTCAGCATCACTACTGTCTGTCTGTCACCGTCAACCACTCGACCTGCATAAGCCGAAGTACAATAGTATAACTGTATGTAGTCATCACTGTGGTGGTGTGTAGTGTGTTTGCATTTTGCATGAAGGAATAAAGTGACCAATAAATAAGAGTAAAATACACGACTACTACATAAATAACTTTTTTTAGTAACAAAGCCATTTTTAGTAGAGACGGCTGAATCAAAATCTGTCTCTAAAAATGGTTCCCAAGCTACTCATCTCTAGAAATCGAAATCAATTTTTAGACACAGCTGGAACTCACAGTCGCCTGTAAAAATGCTTCTATCTTTAGATGAGTTTGGTAAAGTGAATACAAAAGGAACATTGGTGTCCTTAAGTCACGGGTGAGTACGGGGTGGTAGTGGTTAGGAGAGTAACGAGCAAGAGTTGAGGTCGAGGGTTTGAgccttcgcaaaaaaaaaaaaaaaaactgcgtgACTTAAGATTTGAGATGCGTGATCCGTGTGGCTGCGTGGTGGAAGGCCTCCCTGGACTAAAAAAAATTACCATTTTTTGCCGGATTTATAATTTCTAGAAAATGATTTGTAGATGCGGCTGTATTTCGAGCCGTCTCTAGAAACTTGATTTCGAACCACCTCTACAAACTCGATTTCGATAAACTGCTCCTATTtctagccgcccctaaaaatctatTTGTAGAAACGATTTCTATTTTCAGCCAGCTCTATATTGTAGAAAATGATTTGTAGATGCGGCTATATTGTAAGACATTTCTAGAAACTCAATTTCTATAAGCGGCTCCTATTTCAAGCCGTCACTAGAAATATATTTGTGTTCTTATTTTTCAGTTGTctttataaatcgatttgtagaagtGGTTTTTCAACCAtctctataaattgatttgtatAAATAGTTAAAAACCCGTCTTTACAAATTATTTATATGTGTAGGGACAAAAAAATCTGCAAATGTTTTACGTAGTAGTGGCTATAGCCGATTTAGCTTGTTATTAGTTATTTGAACTTGAATAGGGAAATCGTTAAATGTCATAGGTCGTTATTTAAATTACTGActttttttttgacaaattttAAAATACTGGTTATTACTCTTAATGATGTATAGAACGTTCAATATTATTACTAGTAGTATACCAATTCTGAATCTTTTCATGTCAACAATAAAACTGTGTATAGATCATGTGACATAAtcactaaggatgaaaacggtacagaaATATCTCGTATCGAACAGCATCATTTTCTACATTTAATCTAATCGAATTCGTATTTTTGAACAAATTCAAATTCAGTTCGAAattcggaacatcaaattcaaaatCAGAACGAAAACGGTTTTGACACTTTTCCGactgttttctacttttctacttaaaattcggaatatcccgaattcgaaattgttttgaaattcggtttaaaccaaatttggcccGCTAAAAGTCCAGCCTTAgaaaaaattgtatctttttcatacgatctcagatgaagatgatttttatataaaaattgtagctctcgacgagatctgaTGAGATCTACAGCTTTCGtagtttttagttttttcatttgaggtctttAGGATGTtcaaaaaattaaacaaagttttAGCGGTATATTAATCGCATCCAAGCGCTTGTTGCCTTAGAAAAAAACAGATCTTTCTTACACGGTGtcgaatggagatactttttaagaaagttgtaggacttATTAATTATTAttcacttgttaattgttatgcacttggtcctatgggtcaatattccgtattgatttttcgtataccaaccgtgttcgacataattccgctcgaattagttTGTTTTTGAAATTCTTGATATTTCGTAAGTTTGTGTTCGTTTTCATGTCCGGCTTTACCGCTTTCGTTTTTGTTTTCGTATTTAAATGTAAAAAACGGTTGAGAGGTTTTCCGACCGTTTccgaccattttcatccctaataaTCACATAACCAGCATTCTTATTTATAGTGTTTCCAAAAAAAACATTCTTATTCATAGAACTATGATAGGGAAAGAAAACGCATGAGCACGTACACATCGACAAATAATTAAAAACAAATCAAATGGTAATACCTATACTCTCTTTGACCTACTAGCTACTTGACCCCCAAGAGGCTTCCCCTGTACAACCCAACAACGCTACACAATTTTCCGAAATTGACCACATCCTCACAGCCGCCGGTCCGTGGATTATACACCCGCACCACGCTATTGGGGTATCGCACCCAGAACGCTGCGCGTCCATCGTCCAGCACCATCAACGGCTGCGCCATGATTTCGCCGTCGCCACGGAGAATCTTCCCTAGAGGAAGAGGCtccactctcagccacgtcccccTGTCCAGGTCCGTCGTCAGCACCCACATGTCCATGGCGTAGGACTTGTAGTCATGGTGCACAAACACCAGGCAGCCGTTGAGCTCGACCAGGCTGAGGCTGTCGCTGCAGCAGTTGCGCTTGTCGGAGGAGAGCGGGCACTGGAGGAGCGTCGGCCTCCACTCCTCCGTCGCCAGGTCGAACGAGGCGATGACGTCGTACTCGGCCCTCTGAGGGATCAAGAAGTGGGCGACCCCTCGCGTGACCGCCCAGTGCCGGGAGGGCGCCGTGCCGACGACCACCGGAGGGCTCGGCGCCGGCCTCCAACGCTGCTTGCTGCTGCCGAGGGTGAGGATCTCGCATGGTTGCTTGGTTTTGCCGTGGCCAGCGGTGTAGACGCGGAGCACCTTGTGCTCTCCCGTCGCGGGGACGTGCCCGAACACGTACGCCGACGAGGTGTTCTCGCCGTTAGGTGCCGTGTATGCTGGGATGTTGGTGACGTCGCCGGTGGCCGCGTCGAGCACGCTGACGGCCGCCGTGCCGCCGGTGCCGACGAGGCAGAGGAGGCCGCCGGTGACGCCGAAGTGGCCGTTGCCTTGGCGGTCCAGCCGGGCGACCGTCGCGCCTGACGCCACGTCCACGAGCTTGACGTCGACGCTGGAGATGTCGGTGGCGTTGTAGACGGCGGCGACGAGGAGCGGGTTCGTCTTGCTGGTTGGCCGTCCGACGGTGCGGAGAGAGCCGAGGAGCTTCGTAGGCAGGCGCAGCTGCCCGCCGtcgtcgtccgtggggaggacggcGGCCCCGTTGTTGGGCGGTGCTAGCAGATATGCCATTGAGTCGAGTCGAGTCAATACTCGATCGAGAACCAGAACTGGTGTGATATGATTGTGTCCGTGCGCTCTTGTGGTGGCTTATTATAAGGACCGGCTGGGTGTCCTTGAGGCGAGTCCGAGTCAGCGAGCCTCACCGTCACCGACTCTCTCAAGACTCAAGTCTCGATCCCCTTGCCCTCACGTACGCGATCAGAAATTCCGAATAGGCGATCCGGCCGCGGTCTCACGTACGTTCCTCTCGCCATATATATCCGCTTCGGAGTCGCCGCCTGGATCTGGTCTAGCCACCGCACGACGCCCGTACGCAGGCTCGGACTCGGTGGCGACCCGAGCCCGAACAACGCCCACCGCTGCGAGTCCGACAGCCCCGTCGACGCGAGTCTGAACGCGTCCAGACTTCGCCCATATATTACAGTACATCAAGCCGAAAACGCAGGCCTCCTCCTGGTCCTGGGCTTCGCCCAATCGTACACGCAGACACACTTGGCGCGGTGGCCTGTGAGTCGAGCGGGCCGGGCCTCGTATCACAAATTCAGCAGCCTAGgcctcgtcttcttcttcttttttgtgaTCGGTAGGCCTCGTCTTCTTCAGTCTTGATGCAGAGTCACTGTACTGGGATTGGCGATAAGTTTTCAGATACAGTAACATCCAAGTAAgtaagatcaaacactaatctgaGTATCTTACTAATGGATGCGACGTAGTAATATAACTAAGGTCGAATAACCATCATAAAAAAATAGTGAAATCTACATTGACCTCCGTTGCTGCAAACTTCCCTCGTCAAAGAGGAGCCGTAGCTCTCCAAGGACAACCACCAGAAGGAGCAGCAACGGCCGGCCCGCAACGTCGTTGGCAACATCACACCGCCGGTGGCGGCAGGAGCAACCATGGCCGACACGACGACATACAAGCCACCGCTGCAGCCCATTGTCGTTCCGCCGCTGACGATGACGATGTTGGGGCCGTTCCCATACCATGGCCCGCTGCCTGCTGGCGCCGGCGCCTGTGCTGCAGTCTGCAGCGCTCGCACCGGGGGCCGGCGGTGATCTTTTCACAGGCATGATGGCCAGAGGTGGCACGACTGTTGGAGCTTCATCTGTAGCCGCGGCTGCTACAGACGCAACATCAAGAGCTTACAACAACGACGAAGCTAGTTCATTTCCTCAGCCTGTGGTGCAGCAAGACATGGTCGCACCATTGGCCGACGATCATGCTACTAGCACCCAGAGCACATAACGACGATGGCATCTATGGATCGCTCATGGGGGTCGCAGGGCCCAGCTGGCACATGGCAATGGATGAGAACGTTGGCCCCATGGCGGGAATGCTCCCTGCTAGTGATCAGTTTGAGGACGATACACCGATCCCTCAAGAGTTTGTCGAAGAGCTGGAAGCTGCCATGGACGATGACGCCGATCTAGATGGCCAGCTGCAGGGTGGTGCAACTGGTGGCGCCATCGCCGCCGCAGATGGTGCAGGGACGACCTCGCTTGCTGGCGGGGAAGGTGGCATGATGAGTTACTGGGACATGGGTGATTTATTTATGGACAGCACTGGGGATTTCTTGTTCCCGCACCCGCACTACATGGACAATATCCCCGAGTAGTTCTTGGAGTGCATCAAGCCATCAATGCAAGGTAAGCTAGACTTTTTAGCGTGGGAGAGGAAAGGACTACTCTGAGTTTTCCCTCTCTGAAATAAGGATAAACCATCAACCAACTTTCCTTTCCGAACTATCATGCATGTGTTATGTTGGAAGCTATTTTTAGATTGTGCGGCTGACCAGTTTACGTTATACCATACTCCGTATTTTGTAAACTGGTTTCGTTGTGGTTAAGTCCTTGATTCTAAACAACCTATTTCAGTTAACATTTGTTTGTGTTTGAGTTGATATTTCTGAGGCCACTATATCCTTTATAGGGTGTGTCTGGTTGCTAGTCACATTTCACAATTGACAAGTTTTCCTAAATTGGTAAGTGTTTGGTGGGCAATTAAACTCAAGTAAGATTTTTTTTAGCTTCATATGCCATAGAGTGAAAATATGAAAAGATTATCTTAGACAAGACAAAGTGTGGGTCAGCCACACTTAAGCTTagacaagtttgaccaaattagcAAAGTTTTTGGTTGCCAATAAAGTAATAAACTTAGGTAATATTTTGTATAGCTGCACTGAAAAAAATTCAAACCACAGCCATCAAAAAGCTGCatggaaaaataaataaatcaaggAGGTCAAAAAAACTTGGCTGTGAGGAGGCCGAGGCTGCAGAGCGGTGGGAAGGCGGACGTGGCCAGGGAAGCAGCACGGTGTCTCCGGCGTGGGGAGCGCGGAGCTTAGCGAGGCAGCGGTTGGGCGACACCACTCGGCGCGTGGCGGCGTCACAGGAGGTGCGGAGAAAGGGAGCGAGTGAGATGGTGAGAGCAAGCGGGTGGGACGCAGGGCCGTTAGATATCAATACTAGCCGTTATGGCCATCTATGCAGGCAATTTTCACGatacaaaacaaaaacaaaacacaCTTAGATGCATTTAAAGTTCACTATTTTATTATTTTCCAAACAAACTAGTTGTCACATGAAGAAACTGATGCGTTGACCAACAAAACCCACTTAGGTTTTCAGTTCGCTCTGGAACTTCTTTAGTTGTATGCAGTCGTGTTGCCAACTTGTAATTCGGTCCGTCTTCGTGTACACTGTATGCAAGGCGGCGGTGACACAGTGCAGTCCGTGGTGCAACTACTGCAAGTAGATCGATATGTGCAGCCTACTATATCGCTCAAAATTGATAAGCCTCTCAAGGAATAGGGCATCCTCAATAATGAGCTCCTCTAGAGTGGGACCTTGTCGAAAAGAATTAGTATGAACACCTATGCTCTTAAGGGATAGGGAATTTATCCGAACACAGCGAAAACCTTCATTGTATTTCATCAGCAAGATCTCAAGTGCGGGGCAACTATCAAGCATGGCATGCAGGGTCTCCTCAGAGATAATAGCATCAAACTTATGTAAGATTTTTTTTAGCTTCATATGTCGTAGAGTGAAAATATGACAAGATTATCTTAGACATGACAAAGTGTGGCTCAGCCATACTTAAGCTTagacaagtttgaccaaattagcAAGTTTTTGGTTGCCAATAAACAAAATCAAATCACGGACATAAAAAAAAACTAGGCCGCCAGGAGGCCAAGGCTGTGGAGTAGTGGGAAGGCGGACGTGGCCAGGGAAGCGGCATGACGTCTCCAGCGTGGGGAGGCGCGGAGCTTAGCGAGGCGATGGTTGGGCAGGACCACTCGGCGCGAGGCAGCATCGTAGGAGGTACGGGGGAAGGGGGCGAGCGAGATGGTGAGCGCAAGCGGATGGGACGTGGGTCCGTTAGAGCTCAAAACTAGCCATTATGGTCGTCGATGCAGCCAATTTCCAAGatacaaaacaaaaacaaaacacGCTTAGGTGGATTTAAAGTTCAGTTTTATTATTTCCCAAACAAACTAGCTGTCACATGAAGAAACTGATGTGTTACCAACAAAACCCACTTAGGTTTAAAGTCCGCTCTGGAACTTCTTTAGTTGTATGCAGTCACCTTGCCAACTTGTAATTCGGTCTGTCTTCGTGTACACAATACGCAAGGCGGCATGGACACAGTGCAGTCCGTGGTGCAACTACCTGCCAGTAGATCGATATGTGCAACCTACTATATCGCTCAAAACTGATAAGCCTCTAAAGGAATCGGGCATCCTCAATAATGAGCTCCTTTAGAGTGGGACCTTGTCGAAAAGAATTAGTATGAACACCTATGCTCTTAAGGGATCGGGAATTGATCCGAACACAGCGAAAACCTTCATTGTATTTCATCAGCAAGATCTCAAGTGCGGGGCAACTATCAAGCATGGCATGCAGGGTCTCCTCAGAGATAATAGCATCAAACTTATGTAAGATTTTTTTAGCTTCATATGTCATAGAGTGAAAATATGACAAGATTATCTTAGACATGAGAAAGTGTGGATCAGCCACACTTCAGCCTagacaagtttgaccaaatttgcaAGTTTTTGGATGCCAATAAACTTAGGTAATATATTATATAGCTGCACGGAAAAAATCAAATCACGGACATTAAAAAAACTGGGCCGCGAGGAGGCCAAGGCTGTGGAGTGGTGGGAAGGCAGACGTGGCCACGGAAGCAGCACGACGCCTCTAGCGCGGGGAGGCACAGAGCTTAGCGAGGCGGCAGCCGGGTGGGACCACACGACGCGAGGCGGCTTCACGGGAGGTGCGGGGGAAGGCGGCAAGCGAGATGGTGAGCGCAAGCGGGTGGGACGCGGGGCCGTTAGAGCTCAAAACTAGCCGTTATGGCCATCAACGTAGCCAATTTCcaaaatacaaacaaaaataaaacacaCTTAGGTGCATTTAAAGTTCACTCCTTTATGATTTTCCAAACAAACTAGCTGTCACATGCAGAAACTGATGCGTTGACCAACAAAACCCAATTAGGTTTTCAGTTTCATTTCACCATTGACAAGTTTGCCTAAATTGGTAAGTGTTTGGTGGGCAATTAAACTTATGTAAGACTTTTTTATCTTCACATTTCGTAGAGTGAAAATATGACAAGATTATCTAAGACATGACAAAGTGTGTCTCAATCACACTTAAGCTTagacaagtttgactaaattagCAAGTTTTTGGTTGCCAATAAACGAGGACCCTCTTCCAGTAGTTGATGAgttgattgatgagctccacgaTGCCAAATGGTTCTCCAAATTGGAAAACAAGCCCTCCATTGTCGCCATATCGATAGACAGATGGCTTCTTTCTAGTAAGCAATTCaatgtgaagaacaccaaaactgaacacatcactcttatcagtCAACTGACATGTATTGTAGTACATTATTGGATAAAAAATCTTAACTAACACATGGCAAGCAATCTACTCTACACAAGATTATTTCATCAAATCACGGACGTCAAAAAGCTGCACGAAAAAAAATCAAATCACGGATGTAAAAAAAGCTAGGCCACGAGGAGGCTGAGGCCATGGAGCAGTGGGAAGGTGGACGTGGCCAGGGAAGCGGCACGACATCGTAGGGAGGCGCGAAGCTTAGCGAGGCGGCGGTCAAGCAGGACCACTCGGCGCAAGGCGAGATCACGGGAGGTGCGGGGAAGGGGGCGAGCGAGATGGTGAGCGCAAGCGGGTGGGATACGTGGTCATTAGAGCTCAAAACTAGCCATTATGGCCGTCAATGCAGCCAATTTCCACAATatgaaacaaaaataaaacacACTTAAGTGCATTTAAAGTTCACTACTTTATGACTTTCCAAACAAACTAGCTGTCACATGCAGAAACTGATGCGTTGACCAACAAAACCCACTTAGGTTTTCAGTCCCATTTCACCATTGACAAGTTTGCCTAAATTGGTAAGTGTTTGGTGGGCAATTAAACTTATGTAAGACATTTTTAGCTTCATATGTCGTAGAGTGAGAAAATGTTAAGATTATCTTAGACTTGACATAGTGTGGCTCAGCCACACTTAAGCCTAGACAAGTTTGACAAAATTAGCAAGTTTTTGGTTGCCAATAAACGAGCACCCTCATCCAGTAGTTGATGAgttgattgatgagctccacagtGCCAAATATGGTTCTCCAAATTGGAAAACAAGCCCTGCATTGTCGCCATATCGATAGACAGATGGCTTGTTTCTAGTAAGCAATTCAATAAGAAGAACACCAAAACTGAACACATCACATTCATCAGCCAACTGACCTATGTTGTA belongs to Miscanthus floridulus cultivar M001 chromosome 4, ASM1932011v1, whole genome shotgun sequence and includes:
- the LOC136548069 gene encoding uncharacterized protein is translated as MAYLLAPPNNGAAVLPTDDDGGQLRLPTKLLGSLRTVGRPTSKTNPLLVAAVYNATDISSVDVKLVDVASGATVARLDRQGNGHFGVTGGLLCLVGTGGTAAVSVLDAATGDVTNIPAYTAPNGENTSSAYVFGHVPATGEHKVLRVYTAGHGKTKQPCEILTLGSSKQRWRPAPSPPVVVGTAPSRHWAVTRGVAHFLIPQRAEYDVIASFDLATEEWRPTLLQCPLSSDKRNCCSDSLSLVELNGCLVFVHHDYKSYAMDMWVLTTDLDRGTWLRVEPLPLGKILRGDGEIMAQPLMVLDDGRAAFWVRYPNSVVRVYNPRTGGCEDVVNFGKLCSVVGLYRGSLLGVK